A window of the Nocardia sp. NBC_01329 genome harbors these coding sequences:
- a CDS encoding reverse transcriptase domain-containing protein, giving the protein MGQNISVEEAALRTGKSVATIRRLLASGNLSGEKVGGRWLVHGDRLPSRPADATTSAAPLELDPSTAIKFLMKTDRRDLWVPDILNWEDTRARPDAAISSALSKCSTGQADPFEVVEVPKGTLLSRAGALLSVEDRLAYHMLCSTFAQKVEAALSDRVFSSRLNKRPGPFFVPGISQFSAFLETVEEKAGLESWVVSTDLVSYFETISHELLFEDLRDLGVPEEITRPLRTLLKTWRRSSRGGLPIGPDASRLLGNLFLVRVDRQMLTEGFDYYRYMDDVRIVAPSERDGRAALRRFEVLCRKRGLIVAGAGKSKIEKTRPGAKSDEDAPFKWAEYALRNGFDESRKILRDMFNDALTEQVIKRRHARFALFRLGRLVDRGVLKRVLKRLEQLTEVSKDSAFYLRSFISERHVQSAITQYLGEPGEPGLEKYQEAWLIAAMLEVIHKPPVEWIAYARRIAWDANQPQFLRSLAFNLLALGHDPDDIAKLVELAETNYDGGLVRGALVALRRIDRLSRRTQTTTLARHPTLQGTVDYLVPRDSLPSLVQEGLWSPIKPA; this is encoded by the coding sequence TTGGGGCAGAACATAAGTGTCGAGGAAGCTGCGCTTCGGACGGGCAAGTCGGTGGCCACCATTCGGCGTCTACTCGCCAGTGGAAACCTTTCCGGCGAGAAGGTGGGTGGCAGGTGGCTGGTGCATGGGGATCGACTTCCCTCGCGACCCGCTGATGCCACCACCAGTGCGGCGCCACTTGAGTTGGATCCGTCAACCGCCATCAAATTCTTGATGAAGACCGATCGCAGAGATCTGTGGGTTCCGGACATTCTGAACTGGGAAGACACTCGAGCTCGTCCAGATGCGGCGATCTCCTCGGCGCTGTCTAAGTGCTCGACCGGCCAGGCCGACCCGTTCGAAGTGGTCGAAGTTCCCAAGGGAACTCTGTTAAGTCGTGCAGGCGCCTTACTGAGCGTAGAGGACCGCCTCGCTTATCACATGCTGTGTTCGACCTTCGCCCAGAAGGTCGAAGCTGCTCTGTCGGATCGTGTCTTCAGTTCGCGACTCAACAAGCGCCCTGGCCCCTTCTTTGTACCTGGCATATCGCAATTTTCAGCTTTCCTTGAGACCGTGGAGGAGAAGGCTGGACTGGAATCCTGGGTAGTGTCGACAGACCTTGTGAGCTACTTTGAGACAATTAGCCACGAACTTCTGTTTGAAGATCTCCGCGATCTGGGTGTACCGGAAGAGATTACGCGCCCGCTCCGGACGCTGCTCAAGACTTGGCGCAGGTCTTCGCGCGGTGGACTTCCAATCGGTCCCGATGCGTCGCGTCTTCTCGGGAACCTGTTTCTCGTCAGGGTCGACCGGCAAATGTTGACCGAAGGGTTCGACTACTACCGATACATGGACGATGTACGAATCGTTGCGCCCTCTGAGCGGGACGGCAGAGCCGCACTGCGGCGATTCGAGGTCCTATGCCGAAAACGTGGTCTTATCGTGGCCGGGGCCGGCAAGTCCAAGATTGAAAAGACCCGACCCGGTGCCAAGTCGGATGAAGATGCGCCATTCAAGTGGGCCGAGTACGCGCTGCGTAACGGCTTCGACGAGTCACGCAAGATTCTACGCGACATGTTCAATGATGCTCTGACCGAGCAGGTAATCAAGCGTCGCCATGCCCGGTTCGCGCTGTTCCGGCTCGGGCGGTTAGTTGATCGCGGGGTGCTCAAGAGGGTACTGAAGCGGCTGGAGCAGCTGACCGAGGTATCCAAGGACTCCGCGTTCTATCTAAGGTCGTTTATATCCGAGCGGCATGTTCAGTCGGCGATCACCCAATATCTAGGCGAACCCGGAGAGCCGGGGCTTGAGAAGTATCAGGAGGCGTGGCTAATTGCTGCCATGCTGGAGGTGATCCACAAACCACCGGTTGAGTGGATCGCGTACGCTCGCAGAATCGCTTGGGATGCAAACCAGCCGCAATTCCTCCGAAGTTTGGCATTTAATTTGCTTGCATTGGGGCACGACCCGGATGATATCGCTAAACTGGTCGAGCTTGCCGAGACAAACTACGACGGCGGGTTAGTTCGGGGCGCCCTTGTGGCTTTGCGTCGGATCGATCGACTGTCACGCCGCACACAAACGACAACACTGGCACGACACCCCACCCTCCAAGGAACCGTGGACTACCTGGTACCACGCGACTCATTGCCGTCTCTGGTGCAGGAGGGGCTCTGGAGTCCAATCAAGCCAGCGTGA
- a CDS encoding VOC family protein, which translates to MSRQIQVTFDAHDPRALSTFWREVLGYVHPGPPGVELPEGADPLAAWDDFLAGIGVPEDQRNTRSAVEDPAGNGPRLFFQQVPEDKVAKNRVHLDVRTAPGLQGEERMAALETECARLVALGAARIRRHEPAPPMETGFIVMADPEGNEFCLD; encoded by the coding sequence ATGAGCCGCCAGATCCAGGTCACCTTCGACGCCCATGATCCGCGAGCGCTGTCCACGTTCTGGCGCGAGGTACTCGGCTATGTTCACCCGGGTCCGCCCGGTGTCGAGCTGCCCGAGGGCGCCGATCCGCTCGCTGCGTGGGATGACTTCCTGGCCGGGATCGGTGTCCCGGAAGATCAGCGCAATACGCGATCGGCCGTCGAGGATCCGGCCGGGAACGGTCCGCGGTTGTTCTTCCAGCAGGTGCCCGAGGACAAGGTCGCGAAGAACCGCGTCCATCTCGATGTGCGGACGGCTCCCGGACTTCAGGGTGAGGAGCGGATGGCGGCCTTGGAGACCGAGTGTGCTCGTCTGGTGGCGCTGGGCGCGGCCCGGATCCGTCGGCACGAGCCCGCTCCCCCGATGGAAACCGGCTTCATCGTGATGGCCGACCCCGAAGGTAACGAGTTCTGCCTGGACTGA
- a CDS encoding helix-turn-helix domain-containing protein, with translation MKREVGYTWRLAELMARNGMHNSTELMPLLHERGIELSRPQVYRLVNQRPERVSLQMMAALCDIFGCGIEDLVAVTATDVRRRKASSETNVVALNKAIRPKRARVISDAD, from the coding sequence ATGAAACGGGAAGTTGGCTACACCTGGCGCTTGGCCGAGCTGATGGCGCGCAATGGTATGCACAACAGCACCGAGCTGATGCCTCTGTTGCATGAGCGTGGAATCGAGCTATCGCGGCCGCAGGTTTATCGGCTGGTCAATCAACGACCCGAGCGGGTTTCACTGCAGATGATGGCGGCACTCTGCGACATCTTCGGCTGCGGCATCGAGGACCTGGTGGCGGTCACCGCGACCGATGTTCGGCGGCGGAAGGCCAGCTCGGAGACGAATGTCGTCGCACTGAACAAGGCGATACGGCCGAAACGCGCCAGGGTGATCAGCGATGCCGATTGA
- a CDS encoding excinuclease ABC subunit UvrA translates to MSTATKTGTPASATHAADSHDLIRVQGARVNNLKDVSVEIPKRRLTVFTGVSGSGKSSLVFATIAAESQRMINETYSAFVQGFMPTLSRPDVDLLEGLTTAIIVDQERMGSNPRSTVGTATDANAMLRILFSRLGDPHIGSPNAYSFNMPSVTASGAITVQRGAKTVSEKATFSRLGGMCPRCEGMGSVTDFDMTALYDENLSLDDGALTVPGYSMDGWYGRIFRGCGFFDPAEPIKKFTKKQLHDLLYKEPTKIKVEGINLTYEGLIPKIQKSFLSKDVDALQPHIRAFVERAVTFTTCPECGGTRLTKEALSSTINGKNIADLCAMQISDLADWVRELDEPSVAPLVKGLQHLLDSFTDIGLGYLSLERPSGTLSGGEAQRTKMIRHLGSSLTDVTYVFDEPTIGLHPHDIARMNDLLRQLRDKGNTVLVVEHKPEAIEIADHIVDIGPRAGSEGGQIVFEGTVDGLRASNTLTGRHLDDRAALKKTVRTPSGALEVRGADAHNLRNVDVDIPLGTLVVVTGVAGSGKSSLITGSVTGRDGVVTIDQGAIRGSRRSNPATYTGLLDPIRKAFAKANGVKPALFSSNSEGACPTCNGAGVIYTDLGVMATVESTCEECEGRRFQAAVLEYTLGGRNIAEVLEMSVAEAEEFFATGDARIPAAHKILNRLADVGLGYLRLGQQLTTLSGGERQRIKLATQMAEKGGIYVLDEPTTGLHLADVEQLLGLLDRLVDSGKSVIVIEHHQAVMAHADWIIDLGPGAGHDGGRIVFEGTPADLVADRATLTGEHLASYIGA, encoded by the coding sequence ATGAGCACCGCCACGAAGACCGGCACTCCGGCGTCCGCGACACACGCCGCCGACAGCCACGACCTGATCCGGGTCCAGGGCGCGCGCGTGAACAACCTCAAAGACGTCAGCGTGGAGATCCCGAAACGACGGCTCACCGTGTTCACCGGCGTCTCCGGCTCAGGTAAGAGCTCCCTGGTCTTCGCCACCATCGCCGCCGAATCCCAGCGGATGATCAACGAAACCTACAGCGCCTTCGTCCAAGGTTTCATGCCCACACTGTCCCGACCCGACGTCGACCTGCTCGAAGGCCTCACCACCGCGATCATCGTCGACCAGGAACGCATGGGCTCCAACCCGCGCTCCACCGTCGGCACCGCCACCGATGCCAACGCCATGCTGCGCATCCTGTTCAGCCGCCTCGGCGACCCGCATATCGGTTCACCCAACGCCTACTCCTTCAATATGCCGTCGGTCACCGCCAGCGGCGCCATCACCGTGCAGCGCGGCGCCAAAACGGTCTCCGAAAAAGCCACCTTCAGCCGCCTCGGCGGCATGTGCCCACGCTGCGAAGGGATGGGCTCGGTCACCGACTTCGATATGACCGCGCTCTACGACGAGAACCTCTCCCTCGACGACGGCGCCCTCACCGTCCCCGGCTACAGCATGGACGGCTGGTACGGCCGCATCTTCCGCGGCTGCGGCTTCTTCGACCCCGCCGAGCCGATCAAGAAGTTCACCAAGAAACAACTGCACGACCTGCTCTACAAAGAACCCACCAAGATCAAGGTCGAGGGCATCAACCTCACCTACGAAGGCCTCATCCCGAAAATCCAGAAATCGTTCCTGTCCAAAGACGTCGACGCCCTGCAACCCCACATCCGAGCCTTCGTCGAACGAGCCGTCACCTTCACCACCTGCCCCGAATGCGGCGGCACCCGGCTCACCAAAGAAGCCCTGTCCTCCACGATCAACGGCAAGAACATCGCCGACCTCTGCGCCATGCAGATCAGCGACCTCGCCGACTGGGTCCGCGAACTCGACGAACCCTCGGTCGCACCGCTGGTCAAAGGCCTGCAACACCTACTCGACTCGTTCACCGATATCGGACTCGGCTACCTCTCCCTGGAACGACCCTCCGGCACCCTGTCCGGGGGAGAGGCGCAACGCACCAAAATGATCCGCCACCTCGGCTCCTCGCTCACCGACGTCACCTACGTCTTCGACGAACCCACCATCGGCCTGCACCCGCACGATATCGCGCGCATGAACGACCTCCTGCGCCAACTGCGCGACAAAGGCAACACCGTACTCGTCGTCGAACACAAACCCGAAGCCATCGAAATCGCCGACCATATCGTCGATATCGGTCCGCGCGCCGGCAGCGAAGGCGGCCAGATCGTCTTCGAAGGCACCGTCGACGGACTCCGCGCCAGCAACACCCTCACCGGCCGCCACCTCGACGACCGTGCCGCCCTCAAGAAAACCGTGCGCACCCCGTCCGGCGCCCTCGAAGTGCGCGGCGCCGACGCCCACAACCTGCGCAACGTCGACGTCGACATTCCGCTCGGCACCCTCGTCGTCGTCACCGGCGTCGCCGGATCCGGTAAGAGCTCGCTGATCACCGGCTCGGTAACCGGACGAGACGGCGTCGTCACCATCGACCAGGGCGCCATCCGCGGCTCACGCCGCAGCAACCCTGCCACCTACACCGGCCTCCTCGACCCCATCCGCAAAGCATTCGCCAAAGCCAACGGCGTCAAACCCGCCCTCTTCAGCTCCAACTCCGAAGGCGCCTGCCCCACCTGCAACGGCGCCGGAGTCATCTACACCGACCTCGGCGTCATGGCCACCGTCGAATCCACCTGCGAAGAATGCGAAGGCAGGCGATTCCAGGCCGCAGTCCTGGAATACACGCTCGGCGGCCGCAATATCGCCGAAGTACTCGAGATGTCGGTCGCCGAAGCCGAAGAGTTCTTCGCCACCGGCGACGCCCGCATCCCCGCCGCCCACAAAATCCTCAACCGCCTCGCCGATGTCGGACTCGGCTACCTCCGCCTCGGCCAGCAACTCACCACCCTGTCCGGCGGTGAACGGCAGCGCATCAAACTGGCCACCCAGATGGCCGAAAAAGGCGGAATCTATGTCCTCGACGAACCCACCACCGGCCTGCACCTCGCCGACGTCGAACAACTGCTCGGACTCCTCGACCGGCTCGTCGACTCCGGTAAATCGGTGATCGTCATCGAACACCATCAGGCCGTGATGGCCCACGCCGACTGGATCATCGACCTCGGCCCCGGCGCCGGACACGACGGCGGCCGAATCGTCTTCGAAGGCACCCCCGCCGACCTTGTCGCCGACCGCGCCACCCTCACCGGCGAACACCTCGCCTCCTACATCGGCGCCTGA
- a CDS encoding serine hydrolase, giving the protein MRRRRVAALGVAAISAAGLVSACGDREPTPVPGAAAPSTSVEAPQPDQAAGVAIPRGRVEHILGTLEYRADELMRNTNIPGMAVAVVYDGEVVFQQGFGVRDVDGRQPVNPETVFQLASLSKPVGATVVARQVAAGVVQWDTPVREPAPGFALSDPYVSDHVTVGDLYSHRSGLPEHAGDKLEDLGFDRAQILDRLRRLPLAPFRDSYAYTNFGLTAAAMAVADASKQRWSALSEQSIYRPLGMSSTSSRYADFLAAGDRASGHVLMDGEYRPAQPGRQPDAQSPAGGVSSSVSDMAQWMMMVLANGKHGGEQLVAPEALLPAVSPQSVSSPPSEPDARAGDYGFGFNVGNSAAGRVMLSHSGAFDQGAATALTMIPSANVGIVTLTNAAPIGVPETLNAEFSDLVQFGEVRQNWWELYSKAFGQLNAPAGELVGVPPPAAPAPERPLEDYAGSYGNDYFGAASVSVEGDSLLLTMGPRHVAMPLRHRDGDTFVFSPVGESANPGSISQARFDGDRLWLEFYDSDGFGTFVR; this is encoded by the coding sequence ATGCGCAGACGGCGGGTGGCAGCTCTCGGGGTCGCGGCGATCTCTGCCGCGGGTCTGGTGTCGGCGTGTGGCGACCGGGAACCGACTCCGGTCCCGGGGGCCGCCGCGCCTTCGACGTCGGTGGAGGCACCCCAGCCCGATCAGGCGGCGGGGGTCGCCATTCCGCGCGGCCGGGTGGAACACATTCTGGGCACCCTCGAATACCGGGCCGACGAACTGATGCGGAACACCAATATTCCGGGTATGGCGGTGGCCGTTGTCTACGACGGCGAGGTGGTGTTCCAGCAGGGCTTCGGGGTTCGGGATGTCGACGGGCGGCAGCCGGTGAATCCCGAGACGGTGTTCCAGTTGGCGTCGCTGTCGAAACCGGTGGGTGCCACGGTGGTCGCGCGTCAGGTGGCGGCGGGCGTGGTGCAGTGGGATACGCCGGTGCGGGAGCCGGCGCCGGGGTTCGCGTTGAGCGACCCGTATGTGAGTGATCATGTGACTGTCGGTGACCTGTATTCGCATCGTTCGGGGCTGCCCGAGCACGCGGGCGATAAGTTGGAGGATCTGGGGTTCGACCGGGCTCAGATCCTGGACCGGTTGCGGAGGCTGCCGTTGGCGCCGTTCCGTGATTCTTACGCGTATACGAATTTCGGGCTTACCGCGGCGGCGATGGCTGTCGCGGATGCGTCGAAGCAGCGCTGGTCGGCGCTGTCGGAGCAGTCGATCTACCGGCCGCTGGGTATGTCGTCGACCAGTTCGCGGTATGCCGATTTCCTGGCGGCCGGTGACCGGGCTTCGGGGCATGTGCTGATGGACGGTGAGTACCGGCCGGCGCAGCCGGGCCGTCAGCCCGATGCCCAGTCCCCCGCCGGTGGTGTCAGTTCGTCGGTGTCGGATATGGCGCAGTGGATGATGATGGTGCTGGCGAACGGGAAGCACGGCGGTGAGCAGCTGGTGGCGCCCGAGGCGCTGTTACCGGCGGTGTCGCCGCAATCGGTGTCGTCGCCGCCGAGTGAGCCGGATGCGCGGGCGGGCGACTACGGGTTCGGTTTCAATGTGGGCAATTCGGCGGCGGGCCGGGTGATGTTGAGCCATTCGGGGGCGTTCGATCAGGGTGCGGCGACGGCGCTGACGATGATTCCGTCGGCGAATGTGGGGATTGTGACGCTGACCAATGCGGCGCCGATCGGGGTTCCGGAGACATTGAACGCGGAATTCTCGGATCTGGTGCAGTTCGGTGAGGTGCGGCAGAACTGGTGGGAGCTGTATTCGAAGGCGTTCGGGCAGTTGAACGCCCCGGCGGGTGAGCTGGTGGGGGTGCCGCCGCCGGCTGCCCCCGCGCCGGAGCGGCCGTTGGAGGATTATGCGGGCAGTTACGGAAATGACTATTTCGGTGCGGCGTCGGTGTCGGTGGAGGGCGATTCGCTGTTGTTGACGATGGGGCCGCGGCACGTCGCGATGCCGTTGCGGCATCGCGACGGTGACACGTTCGTCTTCTCCCCTGTCGGTGAGAGTGCGAATCCGGGCAGTATTTCGCAGGCCCGGTTCGACGGGGACCGGTTGTGGCTGGAGTTCTACGACTCGGACGGGTTCGGTACGTTCGTGCGCTGA
- a CDS encoding cytochrome P450, giving the protein MYDQMQLRPGGAHQSAPPSVPDSERVAIYTQDFANDPHRYYEWMRGRFGSLAPVWIEEGIPATLVLNYKTAVAILHDPVRFPADPRRWQANLPRDRELNIVPMLGWRPNALRNGGEVHRRLRAAANDALADLDITALRPIVEQNAFNLIETFPTDTPVDLIGEYFVPLVFSSVVNHIMGCPDSIGQQIAAASKALFEAQVGQDEVDRMMNGALLELCNLKKAQPSEDLTTYLVRHHENLTDQELIHAQVTNCSAGIEITVNLAANALLVMLTDPRYDQYQTPGQTPPINAAIDEILAKDPPLANLCVTYPASPVPLDEDWLPADEPVIISMAACCRDPEYGADKAALNSAHLAWGGPSQHACPKQAQTASYTIAHDAITQLLDLRPDVQLTVAAQELEWRPGPFHRALAAFPVIAM; this is encoded by the coding sequence TTGTACGACCAGATGCAACTGCGGCCGGGCGGCGCGCACCAATCAGCGCCGCCGTCCGTACCGGATTCGGAACGCGTTGCGATCTACACTCAAGATTTCGCCAATGACCCGCACAGGTATTACGAGTGGATGCGCGGACGGTTCGGCTCCTTAGCCCCGGTGTGGATCGAGGAAGGTATTCCCGCGACGCTGGTCCTGAACTACAAGACCGCGGTGGCCATTCTGCACGACCCAGTGCGATTTCCCGCCGACCCCCGTCGGTGGCAGGCGAATCTGCCGCGCGACCGGGAACTCAATATTGTACCGATGCTCGGGTGGCGACCCAATGCACTGCGCAACGGTGGCGAAGTCCACCGGCGGCTCCGGGCCGCGGCGAACGATGCCTTGGCCGACCTCGACATCACCGCCCTCCGCCCGATCGTGGAACAGAATGCCTTCAACCTGATCGAGACATTCCCGACCGACACTCCGGTCGACCTCATAGGGGAGTACTTCGTACCCCTGGTCTTCTCATCGGTGGTCAACCACATCATGGGTTGCCCGGACTCGATAGGGCAACAGATCGCCGCAGCCAGCAAGGCACTGTTCGAGGCTCAGGTAGGCCAGGACGAAGTCGACCGCATGATGAACGGCGCACTCCTGGAACTATGCAATCTCAAAAAGGCGCAACCCAGTGAGGATCTCACAACTTATCTGGTTCGCCATCACGAGAATCTCACCGATCAGGAGTTGATCCACGCCCAAGTCACCAACTGCTCGGCCGGTATCGAGATCACTGTGAACCTGGCAGCGAACGCCCTACTGGTGATGCTGACCGATCCCCGGTACGACCAGTACCAGACGCCGGGCCAAACACCGCCGATCAACGCCGCGATCGATGAGATCCTCGCCAAAGACCCGCCGCTGGCCAACTTGTGTGTCACATATCCAGCGAGCCCGGTTCCGCTCGATGAAGATTGGCTGCCGGCCGACGAACCGGTGATCATCAGTATGGCTGCATGCTGTCGCGACCCGGAGTACGGCGCCGACAAAGCCGCCCTCAACAGCGCGCACCTCGCCTGGGGCGGCCCGAGCCAGCACGCGTGCCCCAAGCAGGCACAGACTGCCTCGTACACGATCGCGCACGATGCCATAACCCAACTCTTGGATCTCCGTCCCGACGTGCAGTTGACCGTCGCGGCCCAGGAACTGGAATGGCGTCCGGGCCCATTCCATCGCGCGCTGGCCGCATTCCCGGTAATCGCCATGTAA
- a CDS encoding DinB family protein has protein sequence MDADGFDWNHQLREQWEFHWNHQLRDRLTGLTDEEYFWSPVPEAWSVRPRGSSTAPVQAGAGDHTIDFAFPQPVPAPFTTIAWRLGHVIVGVLAARNAAHFGAAPASYETWEYAGTAAGALDQLGTQLDTWLAGVRAIGASELRDPIGDAEPYPDLPVAALVLHIHRELIHHLSEVCLLRDLYLHTHLSANGATR, from the coding sequence ATGGATGCAGACGGATTCGACTGGAACCATCAACTGCGCGAGCAATGGGAGTTCCACTGGAACCATCAACTGCGGGACAGGCTCACCGGGCTCACCGATGAGGAGTACTTCTGGTCGCCGGTGCCGGAAGCCTGGAGTGTCCGGCCGCGAGGCAGCTCCACGGCCCCGGTGCAGGCGGGCGCGGGCGATCACACGATCGATTTCGCCTTCCCGCAGCCGGTCCCGGCTCCCTTCACCACGATCGCCTGGCGGCTCGGCCACGTCATCGTCGGTGTCCTCGCCGCCCGTAACGCGGCACATTTCGGTGCGGCCCCGGCATCGTACGAGACGTGGGAGTACGCGGGCACCGCCGCCGGTGCGCTCGATCAGCTGGGCACCCAACTCGATACCTGGCTGGCGGGGGTGCGCGCCATCGGCGCGTCCGAGCTCCGGGACCCGATCGGTGACGCCGAGCCGTATCCCGACCTGCCCGTGGCGGCGCTGGTGCTTCACATCCACCGCGAACTGATCCACCATCTGTCCGAGGTCTGCCTACTGCGCGATCTCTACCTGCACACTCACCTTTCCGCGAACGGAGCAACCCGATGA
- a CDS encoding tyrosine-type recombinase/integrase, producing the protein MAVDKVGRVRLVESVPLLHPEQQTVDEMLTGFRNQQLARNLQVSTIDQRERFVKRFLDYTNEFPWTWTPAQVDEFFGDLRSVNHAKQSSIRGYSQALRQFCSYVSDPDYGWDRVCEQRFGTHPAQVFHRWNTAQHVQDNESDPKKRAFTKLELQEFFDYSDDQVALIAASGRKGYLPAYRDSVMFKLAYSYGLRFNELRHLQTIDFARNPHAKEFGRHGLVHVRYGKAKRGSAPKRRSVLTVFAWTPEIITDWLTHGQPHMDDGIDLFPSERSTLVSESTLLRRFRRYCDVLGFSPGLDLHSLRRSMATHLIEDGWDPLFVQQQMGHEHASTTALYTCVSSDFRTRTLRKALDATVSEALGSDKGEVV; encoded by the coding sequence TTGGCTGTCGACAAGGTCGGTCGTGTGCGATTGGTCGAATCGGTTCCGCTGCTCCATCCAGAGCAGCAGACGGTGGACGAGATGCTCACTGGCTTCCGGAACCAGCAACTCGCCCGGAATTTGCAGGTATCCACGATCGACCAGCGGGAGCGCTTCGTGAAGCGATTCCTGGACTACACCAACGAATTTCCGTGGACATGGACACCGGCGCAGGTCGACGAGTTCTTCGGCGATCTGCGGTCGGTTAACCACGCCAAGCAATCGTCGATCCGCGGTTACAGTCAGGCGCTACGGCAGTTCTGCTCATATGTCAGCGATCCGGACTATGGGTGGGACCGAGTCTGTGAGCAGCGGTTTGGCACTCATCCGGCGCAGGTGTTCCACCGATGGAATACCGCCCAGCACGTCCAGGACAACGAATCGGATCCGAAGAAGCGGGCGTTCACGAAGCTGGAGTTGCAAGAATTTTTCGACTATTCCGACGATCAGGTCGCGCTGATCGCCGCGAGCGGCCGCAAGGGATATCTGCCGGCTTATCGGGACTCGGTGATGTTCAAGCTCGCCTATTCCTACGGGCTGCGATTCAACGAGCTGCGCCACCTGCAGACCATTGACTTCGCGCGGAATCCCCACGCGAAGGAATTCGGCCGCCACGGCCTGGTCCACGTCCGATACGGCAAGGCGAAACGAGGTTCAGCGCCGAAACGTCGCAGCGTATTGACTGTTTTCGCCTGGACACCCGAGATCATTACCGACTGGCTGACTCACGGCCAGCCTCATATGGACGACGGCATCGACTTGTTCCCGAGCGAGCGCAGCACTTTGGTTTCGGAGTCGACGTTGCTGAGGCGGTTCCGTCGATACTGCGACGTTCTGGGCTTCTCCCCCGGCTTGGACCTGCATTCGCTGCGTAGGTCGATGGCTACGCACCTGATCGAGGACGGTTGGGATCCGCTGTTCGTCCAGCAGCAGATGGGCCATGAGCACGCCAGCACGACGGCCCTATATACCTGTGTTTCCAGCGATTTTCGCACCCGCACGTTGCGGAAAGCATTGGACGCCACGGTGTCAGAGGCGCTGGGCTCGGATAAGGGAGAAGTGGTATGA